In Anaerostipes hadrus ATCC 29173 = JCM 17467, a single genomic region encodes these proteins:
- the map gene encoding type I methionyl aminopeptidase → MAVTIKSKKEIELMREAGKMLEEVHNKLADFVKPGISTLEIDQFGEKAIRDLGCVPNFLNYNGYPASICVSVNDEVVHGIPSKDRILQDGDIVSLDAGLIHEGYHSDAARTHAVGNISEEAKRLIEVTKQSFFEGIKLAVPGNHLFDISEAIQKYVESNGYSVVRDLVGHGIGTHLHEDPQIPNFKQRRKGMKLRPGMTLAIEPMVNEGSYDVVWLDDDWTVVTEDGSLAAHYENTIVITEDGCEILTLSE, encoded by the coding sequence ATGGCAGTTACGATCAAATCAAAAAAAGAAATCGAACTTATGCGAGAAGCCGGTAAGATGTTAGAAGAGGTTCACAACAAGTTAGCTGATTTTGTAAAACCAGGAATTTCTACATTAGAGATCGACCAGTTTGGAGAGAAAGCGATCAGAGATCTTGGATGTGTACCAAACTTCTTAAACTATAATGGATATCCGGCATCCATCTGTGTATCTGTCAATGACGAAGTCGTACATGGTATTCCAAGCAAAGACCGGATTTTACAGGATGGAGACATTGTAAGTCTGGATGCAGGACTGATCCATGAAGGATATCATTCCGATGCAGCAAGAACACATGCGGTTGGAAATATTTCCGAAGAAGCAAAGAGACTGATCGAAGTAACAAAGCAAAGTTTCTTTGAAGGAATCAAACTTGCAGTTCCAGGAAATCATTTGTTTGACATATCTGAAGCAATTCAGAAATATGTAGAAAGTAATGGTTATTCTGTAGTCAGAGATTTAGTGGGACATGGAATTGGAACACATCTTCATGAAGATCCACAGATTCCGAACTTCAAACAGAGAAGAAAAGGAATGAAATTAAGACCAGGAATGACGCTTGCCATTGAACCAATGGTAAATGAAGGTAGTTATGATGTTGTCTGGCTGGACGATGACTGGACAGTTGTTACTGAAGATGGAAGTCTGGCTGCACATTATGAAAACACGATCGTCATCACAGAAGATGGTTGTGAAATATTGACTTTGTCTGAATAG
- a CDS encoding adenylate kinase, whose amino-acid sequence MKIIMLGAPGAGKGTQAKQIAQAYDIPHISTGDIFRANIKEGTELGKKAQEYMDKGLLVPDELVCDLVVDRIHKDDCEKGYILDGFPRTIPQANALDEALAKDGEKIEFAIDIEVPDENIINRMSGRRSCKDCGAIFHVQYNPPKKENCCDVCGGELILRDDDKAETVKKRLDVYHEQTAPLIAHYKEAGSLHEIDGTQDIKVVFEEIKSILG is encoded by the coding sequence ATGAAAATTATTATGTTAGGAGCTCCAGGTGCTGGAAAAGGTACTCAGGCAAAACAGATTGCACAGGCGTACGATATTCCACACATCTCAACAGGTGATATTTTCAGAGCAAATATTAAAGAAGGAACAGAGCTTGGAAAGAAAGCACAGGAATACATGGACAAAGGACTGTTAGTTCCAGACGAACTTGTATGCGATCTTGTTGTTGATCGTATCCACAAAGATGATTGTGAAAAAGGGTATATTTTAGATGGATTTCCAAGAACGATTCCACAAGCAAATGCATTAGATGAAGCACTTGCAAAAGACGGTGAGAAGATTGAATTTGCAATTGATATCGAAGTTCCAGATGAAAATATCATCAACAGAATGTCAGGAAGAAGATCCTGCAAAGACTGTGGAGCAATCTTCCATGTTCAGTATAATCCTCCAAAGAAAGAAAACTGCTGCGACGTATGTGGTGGAGAATTAATTCTTCGCGATGACGACAAAGCAGAAACTGTAAAAAAACGTCTGGATGTTTATCATGAACAGACAGCTCCACTGATCGCACACTATAAAGAAGCAGGAAGCTTACACGAGATCGATGGAACACAGGATATCAAAGTTGTTTTTGAAGAAATTAAATCTATTTTAGGATAA
- the secY gene encoding preprotein translocase subunit SecY, with the protein MSNAVVSAFKNKQLRKKLLFTTLILIVVRFGSQLPIPEIDSAQISAYLKSTLGDSFSLLNSFTGGSFMQMSVFALSVTPYITSSIIMQLMTIVIPALEEMQKDGEDGRKRMAKITRYVTVVLAIIEGAGLAIGFANQGALGTDYTTFTIVTMIIALTAGAVLVMWLGERITESGIGNGISIILLVNIVSGMPGDFTSLYNQFMKGKQIGPALIAGCVIVGVVLAVVVFVIVLSDAERHIPVQYSKKMQGRKLVGGQQSKIPLKVNTAGVIPIIFASSIMQFPIMLQNVLKYENNGFIGKALTSLNSSTWFDASHPKRSIGLLIYIVLVVLFAYFYTSITFNPLEISNNMKKQGGFIPGIRPGKPTVDYLNKILKYIIFIGAAGLTIVAVVPFFFNGVFGASVSFGGTSIIIVVGVILETIKQIQSQLLVQNYSGFLSE; encoded by the coding sequence ATGTCAAACGCTGTTGTCAGCGCTTTTAAAAACAAGCAATTAAGAAAGAAGCTATTATTTACGACACTAATTCTTATTGTTGTACGTTTTGGATCACAACTACCAATTCCGGAAATCGATAGTGCACAGATCAGTGCCTATTTAAAGAGTACATTAGGCGATTCGTTCAGCCTATTGAACTCTTTTACCGGAGGCTCCTTCATGCAGATGTCAGTATTTGCATTAAGTGTAACTCCGTATATCACATCTTCCATCATCATGCAGCTGATGACGATCGTTATTCCAGCTCTTGAAGAGATGCAGAAAGATGGAGAAGACGGAAGAAAAAGAATGGCAAAGATTACAAGATATGTAACGGTTGTACTTGCGATCATCGAAGGCGCAGGACTTGCGATCGGATTTGCCAATCAAGGTGCATTAGGTACCGATTATACAACGTTTACCATTGTTACAATGATCATTGCTTTAACCGCAGGTGCAGTTCTGGTTATGTGGCTTGGAGAACGTATTACAGAGAGTGGAATTGGAAATGGTATTTCCATTATCCTGCTCGTAAACATTGTATCCGGAATGCCGGGAGATTTTACTTCTCTTTATAATCAGTTTATGAAGGGAAAACAGATCGGGCCAGCTCTGATCGCAGGATGTGTGATCGTAGGAGTTGTTCTGGCAGTTGTCGTATTCGTTATCGTTTTATCAGATGCGGAAAGACATATCCCAGTACAGTATTCTAAGAAGATGCAGGGAAGAAAACTTGTTGGTGGACAGCAGAGTAAGATTCCGCTGAAAGTTAACACAGCAGGTGTAATCCCAATTATCTTTGCATCATCCATTATGCAGTTCCCAATCATGCTGCAGAATGTCTTAAAATACGAGAATAACGGATTCATTGGAAAAGCATTAACAAGTTTGAACTCATCTACCTGGTTTGATGCATCCCATCCAAAAAGATCGATCGGTTTATTGATCTATATTGTTTTGGTAGTACTGTTTGCTTATTTCTATACATCGATTACATTTAATCCATTAGAGATTTCAAACAATATGAAGAAACAGGGTGGATTTATCCCAGGAATCCGACCGGGAAAACCTACAGTAGATTATTTGAATAAAATATTAAAATATATTATATTTATAGGTGCTGCAGGACTAACGATCGTGGCAGTTGTTCCATTCTTCTTTAATGGAGTATTTGGAGCAAGCGTTTCATTTGGAGGAACATCTATCATCATCGTAGTAGGTGTTATCCTTGAGACGATCAAGCAGATCCAGTCACAGTTGTTAGTACAGAACTATTCTGGTTTTTTGAGTGAGTAA
- the rplO gene encoding 50S ribosomal protein L15 — MELSNLRPAEGSKHSDAFRRGRGHGSGNGKTAGKGHKGQKARSGGGVRPGFEGGQMPLYRRIPKRGFKCRNSKEIVGINLSALERFEDGAEVSVEALIEAGIVKNPRDGVKILGNGELTKKLNVKANAFSASAKEKIEALGGKAEVI; from the coding sequence ATGGAATTATCAAACTTACGCCCTGCAGAAGGATCTAAACATAGCGACGCTTTCAGAAGAGGTCGTGGACATGGTTCAGGAAATGGAAAAACTGCAGGTAAAGGACATAAAGGACAGAAAGCTCGTTCAGGTGGTGGAGTAAGACCTGGATTCGAAGGTGGACAGATGCCTTTATACAGACGTATTCCTAAGAGAGGTTTCAAATGCAGAAACTCTAAGGAAATCGTTGGTATCAACCTTTCAGCTTTAGAAAGATTTGAAGACGGAGCAGAAGTATCTGTAGAAGCTTTAATCGAAGCAGGAATCGTTAAAAATCCTAGAGATGGAGTTAAAATCTTAGGAAACGGTGAATTAACAAAGAAATTAAATGTAAAAGCAAATGCATTTAGTGCTAGTGCTAAAGAGAAGATCGAAGCACTTGGAGGAAAAGCTGAGGTGATCTAG
- the rpmD gene encoding 50S ribosomal protein L30 → MADKLKITLVKSTIGAIPKHKKTVEALGLKKLHKTVELPDNAATRGMIHQVKHLVKVEEI, encoded by the coding sequence ATGGCAGATAAATTAAAAATCACATTAGTAAAATCTACAATTGGTGCAATTCCAAAGCACAAAAAAACTGTTGAAGCATTAGGTCTTAAAAAACTTCACAAAACAGTTGAGCTGCCTGATAACGCAGCAACACGTGGAATGATTCACCAGGTGAAACATTTAGTTAAAGTAGAAGAAATCTAA
- the rpsE gene encoding 30S ribosomal protein S5, with translation MKHTLIDPSQLELEERVVSIKRVTKVVKGGRNMRFAALVVVGDKNGHVGAGLGKAAEIPEAIRKGKEAAMKSLVEVPIDEKGTTPHDFTGNFGGASVLLKTSPEGTGIIAGGPSRIVLELAGYKNIRSKSLGSNNKQNVVLATIEGLKNLKTPEQVAKLRGKSVEELLG, from the coding sequence ATGAAGCATACACTTATTGACCCTAGTCAGTTAGAGCTGGAAGAAAGAGTTGTATCCATCAAACGTGTTACTAAAGTAGTAAAAGGTGGACGTAACATGAGATTTGCAGCACTGGTTGTAGTAGGGGATAAAAATGGTCATGTTGGTGCTGGATTAGGAAAAGCAGCTGAAATTCCAGAAGCGATCCGCAAAGGAAAAGAAGCAGCTATGAAGAGCCTTGTTGAAGTACCAATCGATGAAAAAGGAACAACACCACACGACTTTACAGGAAACTTCGGTGGAGCATCTGTATTATTGAAAACATCTCCAGAAGGTACTGGTATCATCGCTGGTGGACCTTCCCGTATCGTTCTGGAACTTGCAGGATATAAAAACATCCGTTCAAAATCTTTAGGTTCTAACAACAAACAGAATGTTGTATTAGCAACAATCGAAGGATTAAAGAACTTAAAAACTCCAGAGCAGGTAGCAAAACTACGTGGAAAATCAGTAGAAGAGCTCTTAGGATAG
- the rplR gene encoding 50S ribosomal protein L18, which yields MIRKESRSKIRAKKHYKLRNRINGTSERPRLSVFRSNDHMYAQIIDDTVGNTLVSASTTQKDVKAELEKTNDVAAASYLGKVIAERALAKGITEVVFDRGGFIYHGKIEALADAAREAGLKF from the coding sequence ATGATTAGAAAAGAATCAAGAAGCAAGATTCGTGCGAAAAAACACTACAAGCTTCGTAATCGAATCAATGGAACAAGCGAAAGACCTCGCTTAAGTGTATTTAGAAGTAATGATCATATGTACGCTCAGATTATTGACGACACTGTTGGAAATACATTAGTATCTGCTTCAACAACTCAGAAAGACGTAAAGGCAGAACTGGAAAAAACAAATGATGTTGCCGCAGCTAGCTACTTAGGTAAAGTAATCGCTGAAAGAGCTTTAGCAAAAGGTATCACAGAAGTTGTCTTTGACAGAGGCGGATTTATTTATCATGGTAAAATTGAAGCATTAGCAGATGCAGCTCGTGAAGCTGGTCTGAAATTCTAA
- the rplF gene encoding 50S ribosomal protein L6, whose translation MSRIGRLPIDIPAGVEVKIEEGNKVTVKGPKGTLEKCLPVEMTIKQEDNQVVVTRPNDLKKMKSLHGLTRSLIANMITGVSEGYEKKLEINGVGYRAQKKGKEITFNLGFSHPVVMTDPEGIETEMDGQNIIIVKGIDKEKVGQYAAEIRELRKPEPYKGKGIKYADEVIRRKVGKTGAK comes from the coding sequence ATGTCTCGTATAGGTAGATTACCAATCGATATCCCTGCAGGAGTAGAGGTAAAGATTGAAGAAGGAAACAAAGTGACTGTAAAAGGTCCTAAAGGAACATTAGAAAAATGTTTACCAGTAGAAATGACAATCAAACAGGAAGATAATCAGGTTGTCGTAACAAGACCAAATGACTTAAAGAAAATGAAATCTTTACATGGTCTTACAAGATCTTTGATCGCAAACATGATCACAGGTGTATCTGAAGGATACGAAAAGAAGCTTGAAATCAACGGTGTTGGTTACAGAGCACAGAAAAAGGGAAAAGAAATCACTTTCAACCTTGGTTTCTCTCATCCGGTAGTTATGACTGATCCAGAAGGAATCGAAACAGAGATGGACGGACAGAACATTATTATCGTTAAAGGTATCGACAAAGAAAAAGTTGGACAGTACGCAGCTGAAATCAGAGAACTTAGAAAACCAGAACCTTACAAAGGTAAAGGTATTAAGTATGCTGATGAAGTTATCAGACGTAAAGTTGGAAAAACTGGGGCTAAATAA
- the rpsH gene encoding 30S ribosomal protein S8, protein MTMSDPIADMLTRIRNANTAKHDTVEIPASKMKTAIAEILLKEGFIKAYDIKEEGSFSTIVITLKYGADKNEKIITGLKRISKPGLRVYAGAEELPKVLGGLGIAIISTNKGLLTDKEARKQNVGGEVLAFVW, encoded by the coding sequence ATGACAATGAGCGATCCTATTGCAGATATGCTTACAAGAATCCGTAATGCAAATACTGCGAAACATGATACAGTAGAAATTCCTGCTTCTAAGATGAAGACAGCGATTGCAGAAATCTTATTAAAAGAAGGTTTTATCAAAGCATATGACATCAAAGAAGAAGGTTCTTTCAGCACAATCGTAATCACATTAAAATATGGTGCTGATAAAAATGAAAAAATCATTACAGGACTTAAGAGAATCTCTAAACCAGGGCTTAGAGTATACGCAGGGGCTGAAGAGCTTCCTAAAGTATTAGGAGGACTTGGTATTGCGATCATCTCTACAAACAAAGGACTGTTAACAGATAAAGAAGCAAGAAAACAGAACGTGGGTGGAGAAGTGTTAGCTTTTGTATGGTAA
- a CDS encoding type Z 30S ribosomal protein S14 codes for MAKKSMVAKQKRKAKFSTREYSRCRICGRPHAYLRKYGICRVCFRELAYKGQIPGVKKASW; via the coding sequence ATGGCTAAGAAGTCAATGGTTGCAAAACAGAAAAGAAAAGCAAAATTCTCAACAAGAGAATATAGCCGTTGCAGAATCTGCGGACGTCCACATGCATATTTAAGAAAATATGGTATCTGCAGAGTTTGCTTCCGTGAATTAGCATATAAAGGACAGATTCCAGGTGTCAAGAAGGCAAGCTGGTAA
- the rplE gene encoding 50S ribosomal protein L5, translated as MSRLHEQYSNQIKDAMMKKFEYSNIMQVPKLEKIVINMGVGEAKENKKVLESAVADLEKIAGQKAVVTRAKKSVANFKLREGMPIGCKVTLRGERMYEFADRLINLALPRVRDFRGVNQNSFDGRGNYALGIKEQLIFPEIEYDKVDKVRGMDIIFVTTANTDEEARELLTLFGMPFKK; from the coding sequence GTGAGTAGATTACATGAACAGTATAGCAATCAGATCAAAGATGCTATGATGAAGAAATTCGAATACAGCAATATTATGCAGGTACCAAAACTCGAGAAGATCGTAATCAACATGGGTGTTGGTGAAGCAAAAGAAAATAAAAAAGTTTTAGAATCTGCAGTAGCTGATCTTGAAAAGATCGCTGGACAGAAAGCAGTCGTAACAAGAGCAAAGAAATCTGTTGCGAACTTCAAATTAAGAGAAGGTATGCCTATCGGATGCAAAGTTACATTACGTGGTGAAAGAATGTATGAATTCGCTGATCGTTTAATTAACTTAGCATTACCTCGAGTACGTGACTTCAGAGGAGTTAACCAGAACTCTTTCGATGGAAGAGGTAACTATGCATTAGGTATTAAAGAACAGTTAATTTTCCCAGAAATCGAATACGATAAAGTAGACAAAGTAAGAGGAATGGACATCATCTTCGTTACAACAGCGAACACTGATGAAGAAGCTCGTGAATTATTAACTTTATTTGGTATGCCGTTTAAGAAATAG
- the rplX gene encoding 50S ribosomal protein L24 translates to MSAIKIKKGDLVKVIAGKDKDKEGKVIAVDHKKGTVTVEGANMITKHTKPSPANQQGGIVSQEGPMDVSNVMLVHNGKTTKIGYKVVDGKKVRVARATGEVID, encoded by the coding sequence GTGTCAGCAATTAAAATTAAAAAAGGCGATCTAGTTAAAGTTATCGCTGGTAAAGATAAAGACAAAGAAGGAAAAGTAATTGCTGTTGATCATAAAAAAGGTACTGTAACAGTTGAAGGTGCCAACATGATCACAAAGCATACTAAACCTAGTCCTGCAAACCAGCAGGGTGGTATCGTAAGCCAGGAAGGCCCAATGGATGTTTCCAATGTAATGTTAGTGCACAATGGAAAAACAACAAAAATTGGATATAAAGTAGTTGACGGTAAAAAAGTTCGTGTTGCACGTGCAACAGGCGAAGTCATTGACTAA
- the rplN gene encoding 50S ribosomal protein L14 — MIQQESRLRVADNTGAKEILCIRVLGGSTRRYANIGDVIVATVKDATPGGVVKKGDVVRAVVVRTKKGARRKDGSYIKFDENAAVIIKDDMNPRGTRIFGPVARELRDKKFMKIVSLAPEVL, encoded by the coding sequence ATGATTCAGCAGGAGTCAAGACTTAGAGTAGCCGACAACACAGGAGCAAAAGAAATCCTTTGCATTCGTGTGTTAGGAGGATCTACAAGAAGATATGCTAACATCGGTGATGTTATTGTTGCTACAGTCAAAGATGCAACACCAGGCGGCGTTGTAAAAAAAGGTGACGTAGTCAGAGCAGTTGTTGTTCGTACAAAGAAAGGTGCCCGTCGTAAAGATGGTTCTTATATCAAATTTGACGAAAATGCTGCTGTAATTATTAAAGATGATATGAATCCAAGAGGAACTCGTATCTTCGGACCAGTGGCAAGAGAGCTTAGAGACAAGAAATTCATGAAGATTGTTTCATTAGCACCAGAAGTATTATAA
- the rpsQ gene encoding 30S ribosomal protein S17 codes for MERNLRKTRVGKVVSDKMDKTIVVAIEDNVKHPLYKKIVKRTYKLKAHDENNECNIGDRVKVMETRPLSKDKRWRLVEIIEKAK; via the coding sequence GTGGAAAGAAATTTAAGAAAAACCCGTGTAGGGAAAGTCGTTAGTGATAAAATGGATAAAACAATCGTAGTTGCAATCGAAGACAACGTAAAACATCCTTTATATAAAAAGATCGTTAAAAGAACTTACAAATTAAAAGCTCATGACGAAAATAACGAATGTAACATTGGAGATAGAGTAAAGGTTATGGAGACAAGACCTCTTTCAAAAGATAAGAGATGGAGACTTGTTGAAATTATCGAAAAAGCAAAATAA
- the rpmC gene encoding 50S ribosomal protein L29, with product MKTKDFVKELNNKSVDELNNELVAAKKELFNLRFQNATNQLENTSRIKEVRRNIARIQGAITAKANA from the coding sequence GTGAAAACTAAAGATTTTGTAAAAGAATTAAATAATAAGTCAGTAGACGAATTAAATAATGAGCTAGTAGCTGCGAAAAAGGAATTATTCAACTTAAGATTCCAGAATGCAACAAACCAACTTGAGAATACAAGCAGAATTAAAGAAGTTAGAAGAAATATTGCACGTATTCAGGGTGCAATTACAGCAAAAGCAAACGCTTAG
- the rplP gene encoding 50S ribosomal protein L16, translated as MLMPKRVKRRKQFRGSMRGKALRGNKITYGEYGIVATEPAWITANQIEAARVAMTRYIKRGGKVWIKIFPDKPVTAQPAETRMGKGKGNLEYWVAVVKPGRVMFEISGVSEEIAKEALRLAVHKLPIKCKIVSREALEGGDNSEN; from the coding sequence ATGTTAATGCCAAAAAGAGTAAAACGTCGTAAACAGTTCCGTGGAAGCATGCGCGGAAAAGCATTACGCGGTAATAAGATCACTTACGGTGAGTACGGTATTGTAGCTACAGAGCCAGCATGGATCACAGCAAACCAGATCGAAGCAGCCCGTGTTGCTATGACTCGTTACATCAAACGTGGTGGTAAAGTTTGGATCAAAATTTTCCCTGACAAACCAGTAACAGCTCAGCCAGCTGAAACTCGAATGGGTAAAGGTAAAGGTAACTTAGAATATTGGGTAGCAGTTGTAAAACCAGGACGTGTAATGTTCGAAATTTCTGGTGTAAGCGAAGAAATTGCAAAAGAAGCATTACGTCTTGCAGTACACAAATTACCAATCAAGTGTAAGATTGTTTCTCGTGAAGCTTTAGAAGGCGGTGACAACAGTGAAAACTAA
- the rpsC gene encoding 30S ribosomal protein S3, with protein sequence MGQKVNPHGLRVGIIKDWDSRWYAEDAFADNLVEDDKIRKYVKKRLYNAGISKIEIERASDRVKLIVYTAKPGVVIGKGGSSIEELKKDLQKMTDKKLLIDVKEVKRPDKDAQLVAENIAQQLENRISFRRAMKSCMQRTMRSGALGIKTSVSGRLGGADMARTEFYSEGTIPLQTLRANIDYGFAEADTTYGKVGVKTWIYHGEVLPSKKEGGNK encoded by the coding sequence ATGGGACAGAAAGTTAATCCTCATGGTCTGAGAGTCGGAATTATTAAAGATTGGGATTCTAGATGGTATGCAGAAGACGCTTTTGCAGATAACCTTGTAGAAGACGATAAAATCAGAAAATATGTAAAGAAAAGATTATACAATGCTGGAATTTCTAAGATCGAGATCGAAAGAGCTTCCGACAGAGTAAAATTAATCGTATATACAGCAAAACCTGGAGTAGTAATCGGTAAAGGTGGATCTTCCATCGAAGAACTGAAAAAAGATCTTCAGAAAATGACAGACAAAAAATTACTGATCGATGTTAAAGAAGTAAAAAGACCAGACAAAGATGCTCAGTTAGTTGCAGAGAATATTGCACAGCAGCTTGAAAATCGTATTTCTTTCAGACGTGCAATGAAATCTTGCATGCAGCGTACAATGAGATCTGGAGCTCTTGGAATCAAAACATCCGTTTCTGGACGTTTAGGTGGAGCAGATATGGCACGTACAGAATTCTACAGCGAGGGAACAATTCCTCTACAGACACTTCGTGCTAACATTGATTACGGATTTGCAGAAGCAGATACAACATATGGTAAAGTCGGAGTAAAAACATGGATTTACCATGGTGAAGTACTTCCATCAAAAAAGGAAGGGGGAAATAAATAA
- the rplV gene encoding 50S ribosomal protein L22 — MAKKYSRSQYKKERNANKDTRPKATLRNARVSTTKAAFVLDAIRGKDVETALGILLYNPRYASTLIEKLLKSAIANAENNNGMDPENLYIAECYANKGPTMKRIKPRAQGRAYRIEHRMSHITLVLDER, encoded by the coding sequence ATGGCAAAGAAATATAGCAGATCTCAGTACAAAAAAGAGAGAAATGCAAATAAAGATACTAGACCAAAAGCTACATTAAGAAACGCTAGAGTTTCTACAACAAAAGCAGCTTTTGTATTAGATGCGATCAGAGGAAAAGACGTAGAAACAGCACTTGGAATTTTACTTTACAATCCAAGATATGCTTCAACATTAATTGAAAAATTATTAAAATCTGCAATCGCTAATGCAGAAAACAATAACGGAATGGACCCAGAAAACCTTTACATTGCAGAATGTTATGCAAATAAAGGACCTACAATGAAGAGAATTAAACCTAGAGCACAGGGTAGAGCTTACAGAATCGAACATAGAATGAGCCACATCACATTAGTGCTTGATGAAAGATAG
- the rpsS gene encoding 30S ribosomal protein S19 — protein MARSLKKGPFADKSLLNKVDAMNEAGDKSVIKTWSRRSTIFPSFVGHTIAVHDGRKHVPVYVTEDMVGHKLGEFVATRTFRGHKKTEKKTGMK, from the coding sequence ATGGCTCGTTCACTTAAAAAAGGACCATTTGCAGATAAGAGTTTACTGAACAAAGTAGACGCTATGAACGAAGCAGGAGACAAGAGTGTTATCAAAACATGGTCTCGTCGTTCTACAATCTTCCCATCATTCGTAGGACACACAATCGCTGTTCATGATGGAAGAAAACATGTACCGGTATACGTTACAGAAGATATGGTTGGACACAAACTTGGAGAGTTTGTAGCAACAAGAACTTTCCGTGGACATAAGAAAACGGAAAAGAAAACCGGAATGAAATAA